In Dyella terrae, one DNA window encodes the following:
- the rplQ gene encoding 50S ribosomal protein L17, translating to MRHQKSGRKLNRTSSHREAMFRNMASSLIKHELIRTTLPKAKELRRVAEPLITLAKTDGVANRRLAFSRLRDKQAVGKLFVELGPRYRERPGGYLRILKCGFRPGDNAPMAYVELVDRPRAVEAVDAE from the coding sequence ATGCGCCACCAGAAATCCGGTCGCAAGCTCAACCGCACGAGCAGCCATCGCGAAGCCATGTTCCGCAATATGGCCTCGTCGCTGATCAAGCACGAGCTGATCCGCACCACCTTGCCGAAGGCGAAGGAACTCCGTCGCGTCGCCGAGCCGCTCATCACCTTGGCCAAGACCGATGGCGTTGCCAATCGTCGTCTCGCTTTCTCGCGCCTGCGCGACAAGCAGGCCGTTGGTAAGCTGTTCGTCGAGCTGGGCCCGCGTTACCGCGAACGTCCCGGCGGCTACCTGCGCATCCTGAAGTGCGGCTTCCGCCCGGGTGACAACGCCCCGATGGCCTACGTGGAGCTGGTTGACCGTCCGCGTGCCGTCGAAGCTGTCGACGCCGAGTAA